ATACCGGAACCTGAGCCGGTTCGAACAAGCGAGCGCGCTGAAGACCTGGATTTTCCGCATTGCGCTCAACACCGCGAAGAATCAGGTGCGGGACCGGTCGCGGCGGGAGGGCGACGAACTGGGAGACCGTCACGCGGACGGGGCCGCGGGTGCGCCGGAACGCATGGAGGCCGAAGAGCGGCGGCAACAGGTGCGGCAGGCGGTGGCCGCGCTCCCGCCCCGCCAGCGCGAGGTGGTGGAGCTGCGCGTCGATCACGAACTGCCGTATGCCGAGATCGCCGAGGTGCTCGGGTGCAGCGTGAACACGGCGAAGGTGAATTTTCACCATGCCGTCAAGGCC
This DNA window, taken from Deltaproteobacteria bacterium, encodes the following:
- a CDS encoding RNA polymerase sigma factor; translation: MARPARTGDLENLADRELVRAFVAGEVAAFEEIMKRHRRMVYFAALRVAGTHHDADEAAQKTFIAVYRNLSRFEQASALKTWIFRIALNTAKNQVRDRSRREGDELGDRHADGAAGAPERMEAEERRQQVRQAVAALPPRQREVVELRVDHELPYAEIAEVLGCSVNTAKVNFHHAVKALRRKLAEGD